One stretch of Balneolaceae bacterium DNA includes these proteins:
- a CDS encoding GAF domain-containing protein, translated as MDTYTQARQNEPSNAEIMGAQRQEKSLREFKEVLEDLVFILRRATGMRTVSLYWVNREREQFVLETQSTDLENVMFQDRLAFGDHFLEPWREIKQPKGLRVGEELEEDQLSHYYGEVPVEHVTLLPFLNNGETVALTVLESADTLSEASGEVVQAYINALRNVLNTYLEISDLYERQEEWVDYEERIKVIETKGHAARLIHAVMDEIQQLLHDGGVCFVGKAMGSWCHLMKSNGARHAPPLGMPLEQRTLGYDALESGSPEFAIHFNNNPKRLSPRERQTDGATLAVPLLMDDRRQGLLLVYDRNPLIFKESTKHKIVNLVRLAALKLGARKGTPDPGQSIVANEYGGVLPDLWEIVVDGELQALRGRNGAYHSWFGLLTLSKLSELRTRLRLEELQVLQRDLIAACNPSRFGWPGYIGSHADYVYAFFLQSPDEEAFRQWIASVKKKLDEGLELSNGQSVSSGVQVGFTSLKAEQEDSYEVLTHAKTALSRAVSSKDEGKGD; from the coding sequence ATGGACACCTACACGCAGGCACGCCAGAACGAACCATCCAACGCGGAGATCATGGGGGCCCAGCGCCAGGAGAAATCCCTTCGGGAGTTCAAGGAGGTGCTCGAGGATCTGGTCTTCATACTGCGGCGCGCCACCGGCATGCGAACCGTATCCCTATACTGGGTGAACCGCGAGCGGGAACAGTTCGTGCTGGAAACACAGTCTACCGATCTGGAAAACGTGATGTTTCAGGACCGGCTAGCCTTCGGGGACCATTTCCTGGAGCCCTGGCGGGAGATCAAGCAACCCAAGGGGCTGCGCGTGGGGGAGGAGCTGGAGGAGGATCAACTGTCCCATTACTACGGGGAGGTGCCCGTGGAGCACGTCACGCTTCTTCCCTTCCTCAACAACGGGGAGACGGTGGCGCTGACCGTGCTGGAGTCTGCCGACACCCTCTCCGAGGCGAGCGGGGAGGTGGTGCAGGCCTACATCAACGCCCTGCGCAACGTGCTGAACACCTACCTTGAGATCAGCGACCTCTACGAGCGGCAGGAGGAGTGGGTGGATTACGAGGAGCGCATAAAGGTCATCGAGACCAAGGGCCACGCCGCCCGGCTCATCCACGCCGTCATGGACGAAATACAGCAGTTGCTGCACGACGGGGGCGTCTGTTTCGTGGGGAAGGCCATGGGCTCGTGGTGTCACCTGATGAAATCGAACGGCGCCCGCCACGCCCCGCCTCTCGGCATGCCACTGGAGCAGCGCACCCTGGGTTACGACGCCTTGGAGAGCGGGAGCCCGGAGTTCGCCATCCACTTCAACAACAACCCCAAACGCCTCTCCCCGAGAGAGCGTCAGACCGATGGGGCTACCCTGGCTGTGCCCCTGCTCATGGACGACCGCCGGCAGGGTCTGCTGTTGGTCTACGACCGCAATCCGCTCATTTTCAAGGAATCGACCAAACACAAGATCGTCAATCTGGTGCGCCTCGCCGCCCTCAAGCTGGGCGCGCGGAAGGGCACCCCGGATCCCGGACAAAGCATTGTGGCCAACGAATACGGCGGGGTGCTCCCCGATCTCTGGGAGATCGTGGTGGATGGGGAGCTGCAGGCCCTGCGCGGCCGCAACGGCGCATACCACTCCTGGTTCGGTCTGCTCACCCTTTCCAAGCTGTCGGAGTTGCGCACGCGCCTGCGCCTGGAAGAGCTGCAGGTGCTTCAACGCGACCTCATCGCCGCCTGCAACCCCTCGCGATTCGGCTGGCCAGGCTACATCGGCTCGCATGCCGACTACGTATACGCCTTTTTCCTACAGAGCCCCGACGAGGAAGCCTTCCGCCAGTGGATAGCCTCGGTCAAGAAGAAGCTCGACGAGGGACTGGAGCTTAGCAACGGGCAATCGGTGAGCAGCGGCGTTCAGGTGGGTTTTACCTCCCTAAAGGCCGAACAGGAAGATTCCTACGAGGTGCTTACCCACGCCAAGACCGCCCTCTCCCG
- a CDS encoding M3 family oligoendopeptidase yields the protein MSEKGLYFQMVNSDNDAARGSGEEGSGRTGAEQVVWDLSTFYGGPSDPQLEADRKAVLEAADSFAGRYRGEVGGLDADAFHTMLQRYEELLDDLGCIGSYAHLLWTTDTTRSEYGKLLQQARELSSEVHQKLVFLDVEWLQVPDERARELMESEELAGYRHWMESSRRYKEHTLSEKEEKILSAKAVTGRSAWNRYFDETLGAARFELDGKELSEQEVLSKLHEPDRELRRRAHASLTEIFGELSRTLTFVFNTLLADKHTNDRLRGYDTWISSRNLANEIDDETVETLVGTVTESYPLVQRYYRLKRELLGYDTLYDYDRYAPLLETRREVDWEEARGMVLDAYTGFHPEMGRIAGTFFEEEWIHAAMQPGKRGGAYSAGTVPSAHPYVFMNYDGKLRDVQTLAHELGHGVHQYLARRQGVLQAGTPLTTAETASVFGEMLVFQKLMRTLEEPRDKLALLLGKIDDTIATVYRQVAMNRFEHAMHTRRREGGELTAAEFSELWRQTQIDLYGDSVTLTENYDLWWCYIPHFLHTPGYVYAYAFGELLVLALYEEYTRSPEGFADTYLEMLKAGGSDWPENIVGRTGLDITSPGFWARGVKAVEGLVEQAEELAERV from the coding sequence ATGAGTGAAAAGGGCCTCTATTTTCAGATGGTAAACAGCGACAACGACGCCGCGCGCGGCAGCGGGGAGGAGGGGTCAGGCCGGACCGGCGCCGAGCAGGTGGTATGGGACCTCTCTACCTTCTACGGCGGGCCTTCCGACCCGCAGCTCGAGGCCGACCGCAAAGCGGTTTTGGAGGCGGCAGATTCCTTTGCGGGGCGCTACCGCGGCGAGGTGGGCGGGCTGGACGCCGACGCCTTCCACACCATGCTCCAGCGCTACGAGGAGCTGCTGGACGACCTCGGGTGCATCGGCTCCTACGCGCACCTGCTCTGGACCACCGATACCACCCGCTCCGAATACGGCAAGCTCCTGCAGCAGGCCCGAGAGCTCTCCTCGGAAGTGCACCAAAAGCTGGTCTTCCTGGATGTGGAGTGGCTGCAGGTGCCCGACGAACGTGCCCGTGAGCTGATGGAGAGCGAGGAGCTGGCCGGCTACCGCCACTGGATGGAGTCCTCCCGCCGCTACAAGGAGCACACCCTCAGCGAGAAGGAGGAGAAAATTCTCTCGGCCAAGGCGGTCACCGGACGAAGCGCCTGGAACCGTTATTTTGACGAGACTCTGGGGGCCGCCCGCTTCGAGCTGGACGGGAAGGAGCTCAGCGAACAGGAGGTGCTGAGCAAGCTGCACGAGCCCGACCGGGAGCTTCGGCGCCGTGCTCACGCCTCCCTCACCGAGATCTTCGGCGAGCTGAGCCGCACCCTTACTTTCGTTTTCAACACCCTGCTGGCCGACAAGCACACCAACGACCGGCTACGCGGCTACGACACCTGGATCTCCTCCCGCAACCTGGCTAACGAGATAGACGACGAAACGGTGGAGACCCTTGTCGGAACCGTTACGGAGAGCTACCCGCTGGTGCAGCGCTACTACCGGCTAAAGCGGGAGCTGCTGGGCTACGACACCCTCTACGACTACGATCGCTACGCCCCGCTGCTGGAAACCCGCCGCGAGGTAGACTGGGAGGAGGCCCGCGGCATGGTGCTCGACGCCTACACCGGTTTTCACCCCGAAATGGGACGCATCGCCGGCACTTTTTTCGAAGAGGAGTGGATCCACGCGGCCATGCAGCCGGGCAAGAGGGGAGGGGCCTATTCTGCCGGCACCGTTCCCTCGGCTCATCCCTACGTGTTTATGAACTACGACGGCAAGCTGCGTGACGTGCAGACCCTGGCCCATGAGCTGGGACACGGGGTGCACCAGTACCTGGCGCGCCGGCAGGGCGTGCTGCAGGCGGGCACGCCGCTGACCACCGCCGAGACCGCCTCGGTTTTCGGTGAGATGCTGGTTTTCCAGAAGCTGATGCGCACCCTGGAGGAGCCGCGCGATAAGCTGGCGCTGCTGCTGGGCAAGATCGACGACACCATCGCCACCGTCTACCGGCAGGTGGCCATGAACCGTTTCGAGCACGCCATGCACACCCGCCGCCGTGAGGGCGGGGAGCTGACCGCCGCCGAATTTTCGGAGCTCTGGCGGCAGACCCAGATCGACCTGTACGGCGATTCGGTGACCCTGACAGAGAACTACGACCTCTGGTGGTGCTATATCCCCCACTTCCTGCACACTCCGGGCTACGTCTATGCCTACGCCTTCGGAGAACTGCTGGTGCTGGCCCTCTACGAAGAGTACACGCGCAGTCCGGAGGGCTTCGCCGACACCTACCTGGAGATGCTGAAGGCGGGGGGATCGGACTGGCCCGAGAACATCGTGGGCAGGACGGGACTGGACATAACCAGTCCCGGCTTCTGGGCGCGTGGGGTGAAAGCCGTCGAAGGGCTGGTCGAACAGGCCGAAGAGCTGGCTGAAAGGGTTTAG